A single Meles meles chromosome 20, mMelMel3.1 paternal haplotype, whole genome shotgun sequence DNA region contains:
- the LOC123932211 gene encoding IQ domain-containing protein F5-like — MNANKGCHFSSHLGGVEGKEYAAQKKNRPDQEQKAIKIQAWWRGTLVRRTLLHAALRACVIQHWWKLMLAKLLERRKRAALESFSRREWAVVQLQSLVRMWRVRQRYCRLLHAVRIIQVYWRWHNCHSRGIFQGTYDLTAGPRRSVCQQRVGENGGGD, encoded by the exons ATGAATGCAAACAAAGGCTGCCACTTCTCCAGCCACCTcggtggggtggaggggaaggaatACGCAGCCCAG AAAAAGAACCGCCCTGACCAAGAGCAGAAAGCCATAAAGATCCAGGCGTGGTGGCGGGGCACCCTGGTGCGCAGGACCTTGCTGCATGCGGCCCTCAGAGCATGTGTCATTCAGCACTGGTGGAAGCTGATGCTGGCAAAGCTGCTGGAGAGGAGAAAGCGAGCAGCCCTCGAGTCCTTCTCGCGGCGAGAATGGGCAGTGGTCCAGCTGCAGTCCTTGGTCCGCATGTGGCGCGTCCGCCAGCGTTACTGCCGTTTGCTGCACGCTGTCCGCATCATCCAGGTCTACTGGCGCTGGCATAACTGCCATTCCCGTGGCATTTTCCAGGGCACCTACGACCTCACG GCCGGCCCCAGGAGGTCCGTGTGTCAGCAGAGGGTCGGGGAAAATGGCGGCGGAGACTAG
- the IQCF3 gene encoding IQ domain-containing protein F3 translates to MGNKCCKSGPDEDALEKERLKSSALLGQRLRKKRRSARIKAARKIQAWWRGTLVRRTLLAAALRAWVIQNWWRAVLCRRVLQLRQDLLKIYVIREEAAVRLQSWVRMWQCHRRYCHIWQALCVLQVPKGCFALQTHDHLQDQYDVPPRQPEFHIEILSV, encoded by the exons ATGGGCAATAAATGTTGT AAGTCTGGTCCAGATGAGGATGCACTAGAGAAAGAAAGACTGAAG TCCTCTGCTTTGCTTGGTCAGCGGCTTCGCAAGAAACGCCGCAGCGCCCGGATCAAGGCGGCCAGGAAAATCCAGGCCTGGTGGCGTGGCACCCTGGTGCGCCGCACCCTGCTGGCGGCCGCCCTCCGGGCCTGGGTGATCCAGAACTGGTGGAGGGCGGTCCTGTGCAGGCGGGTTCTTCAGCTGCGGCAGGACCTGCTGAAGATCTACGTCATCCGGGAAGAGGCAGCCGTCAGGCTCCAGTCCTGGGTTCGCATGTGGCAGTGCCACCGACGTTACTGCCACATATGGCAGGCCCTCTGCGTCCTCCAGGTCCCAAAGGGCTGCTTCGCCTTACAGACCCATGACCATCTACAGGACCAGTACGACGTCCCTCCCAGGCAGCCTGAGTTCCACATCGAAATCCTATCAGTCTGA
- the LOC123933258 gene encoding IQ domain-containing protein F2-like: protein MGIRFCTHGNLVLIVLEDADEVIEMKRKKKQNLEKSLKKKTKAATEIQAWWRGTLVRRTLLHAALRAWIIQRWWRQTLVNLLQKKRREALVTYAKTVRAVVKIQSLVRMWRIHWRYCQVLNAIRVIQCHWECQNCYTCALLRGHCVVTATHLQFHIEIINP, encoded by the exons ATGGGGATCCGATTTTGT ACTCATGGCAATTTAGTTCTAATTGTACTTGAAGATGCTGATGAAGTAATtgaaatgaagaggaagaagaagcagaacCTCGAG aaaagtttaaaaaaaaaaacaaaagcagccacagagatTCAGGCCTGGTGGCGTGGCACCCTGGTACGCCGGACATTGCTGCATGCAGCCCTCAGGGCCTGGATCATTCAGCGCTGGTGGAGGCAGACCTTGGTGAACCTGCTGCAGAAGAAGCGAAGGGAAGCCCTGGTTACCTACGCAAAAACAGTGAGGGCAGTGGTCAAGATCCAGTCTTTGGTCCGTATGTGGCGTATCCACTGGCGATACTGTCAGGTGCTCAATGCCATCCGTGTCATCCAATGCCACTGGGAATGCCAAAACTGTTATACTTGTGCTCTCCTCCGGGGCCACTGTGTAGTCACAGCCACTCACCTACAGTTCCACATTGAGATCATCAACCCCTAA